In Fusobacterium canifelinum, a genomic segment contains:
- the rpsK gene encoding 30S ribosomal protein S11 produces MAKKTVAKIKKKSKNIPNGVAHIHSTFNNTIVAITDVDGKVVSWKSGGTSGFKGTKKGTPFAAQIAAEQAAQIAMENGMKKVEVKVKGPGSGREACIRSLQAAGLEVTKITDVTPVPHNGCRPPKRRRV; encoded by the coding sequence TTGGCTAAAAAAACAGTAGCTAAGATAAAAAAGAAAAGTAAAAATATTCCTAATGGAGTAGCTCATATACATTCAACTTTTAATAACACAATAGTTGCAATAACTGATGTAGATGGTAAGGTTGTAAGTTGGAAATCTGGTGGAACTTCTGGGTTCAAAGGAACTAAGAAAGGAACTCCATTCGCAGCTCAAATAGCAGCTGAACAAGCAGCACAAATTGCTATGGAAAACGGAATGAAAAAGGTTGAAGTTAAAGTAAAAGGACCTGGTTCTGGAAGAGAAGCTTGTATAAGATCACTTCAAGCTGCAGGATTAGAAGTTACAAAAATAACTGATGTAACTCCTGTACCTCATAATGGTTGTAGACCACCAAAAAGAAGAAGAGTGTAA
- the rpmJ gene encoding 50S ribosomal protein L36, whose translation MKVRVSIKPICDKCKIIKRHGKIRVICENPKHKQVQG comes from the coding sequence ATGAAAGTAAGAGTATCAATAAAACCTATTTGTGACAAGTGTAAGATTATTAAAAGACATGGAAAAATAAGAGTAATCTGTGAAAATCCTAAACATAAACAAGTTCAAGGATAA
- a CDS encoding DNA-directed RNA polymerase subunit alpha — protein MLKIEKQAKAIKITEVKESNYKGQFIVEPLYRGYGNTLGNALRRVLLSSIPGAAIKGMRIEGVLSEFTVMDGVKEAVTEIILNVKEIVVKAESSGERRMSLSVKGPKVVKASDIVADIGLEIVNPEQVICTVTTDRTLDMEFIVDTGEGFVVSEEIDKKDWSVDYIAVDAIYTPIKKVSYEIQDTMFGRMTDFDKLTLNVETDGSIEIRDALSYAVELLKLHLDPFLEIGNKMENLRDDIEEMIEEPMDIQVIDDKSHDMKIEELDLTVRSFNCLKKAGIEEVSQLASLSLNELLKIKNLGKKSLDEILEKMKDLGYDLEKNGSPE, from the coding sequence ATGTTAAAAATAGAAAAGCAGGCTAAAGCAATAAAGATAACAGAAGTTAAAGAAAGTAATTACAAAGGGCAATTTATTGTAGAACCTTTATATAGAGGTTATGGAAATACTTTAGGAAATGCATTAAGAAGAGTTTTACTTTCATCTATACCTGGAGCAGCAATAAAAGGTATGAGAATTGAAGGTGTATTAAGTGAATTTACTGTTATGGATGGTGTTAAAGAAGCTGTTACAGAAATTATCTTAAATGTTAAAGAAATAGTTGTAAAAGCAGAAAGTTCTGGAGAAAGAAGAATGTCACTTTCTGTAAAAGGTCCTAAGGTTGTAAAAGCTTCAGATATTGTTGCAGATATTGGACTTGAAATAGTAAATCCTGAACAAGTTATTTGTACTGTAACTACTGATAGAACATTAGATATGGAATTTATAGTAGATACAGGAGAAGGATTTGTTGTATCAGAAGAAATAGATAAAAAAGATTGGTCTGTAGATTATATAGCAGTTGATGCTATTTATACACCAATTAAAAAAGTTTCTTATGAAATTCAAGATACAATGTTTGGTAGAATGACTGACTTCGATAAATTGACTTTAAATGTTGAAACTGATGGAAGTATAGAAATAAGAGATGCTCTATCATATGCTGTTGAACTTTTAAAATTACATTTAGATCCATTCTTAGAAATAGGAAATAAAATGGAAAATTTAAGAGATGATATAGAAGAAATGATTGAAGAACCAATGGATATTCAAGTTATTGATGATAAGTCTCATGATATGAAAATAGAAGAATTAGATTTAACAGTAAGATCTTTTAATTGCTTAAAAAAGGCTGGGATAGAGGAAGTATCTCAATTAGCAAGCTTATCTTTAAATGAATTATTAAAAATTAAAAACTTGGGAAAAAAATCTCTTGATGAGATTTTAGAAAAGATGAAAGATTTAGGATATGATCTTGAAAAAAATGGATCTCCTGAATAA
- the infA gene encoding translation initiation factor IF-1 codes for MSKKDVIELEGTIVEALPNAMFKVELENGHTILGHISGKMRMNYIKILPGDGVTVQISPYDLSRGRIVYRKKN; via the coding sequence ATGTCAAAGAAAGATGTTATCGAATTGGAAGGTACTATAGTAGAAGCCTTACCTAATGCTATGTTTAAAGTAGAATTAGAAAATGGACATACTATACTTGGCCACATCTCTGGAAAAATGAGAATGAATTACATTAAAATTTTACCAGGAGATGGAGTAACTGTACAGATCTCTCCTTATGACTTGTCGAGGGGTAGAATAGTTTACAGAAAGAAAAACTAG
- the rplQ gene encoding 50S ribosomal protein L17 — MNHNKSYRKLGRRADHRKAMLKNMTISLIKAERIETTVTRAKELRKFAERMITFGKKNTLASRRNAFAFLRDEEVVAKIFNEIAPKYAERNGGYTRIIKTSVRKGDSAEMAIIELV; from the coding sequence ATGAATCACAATAAATCATATAGAAAATTAGGAAGAAGAGCTGATCATAGAAAGGCTATGCTAAAGAATATGACTATATCTCTTATAAAAGCTGAAAGAATAGAAACAACAGTTACAAGAGCTAAAGAATTAAGAAAATTTGCTGAAAGAATGATAACTTTTGGAAAGAAAAATACTTTAGCATCAAGAAGAAATGCTTTTGCGTTTTTAAGAGATGAAGAAGTAGTAGCTAAAATATTTAATGAAATAGCACCAAAATATGCTGAAAGAAATGGTGGATACACTAGAATAATTAAGACATCTGTTAGAAAAGGTGACTCAGCAGAAATGGCTATAATTGAATTAGTTTAA
- the rpsD gene encoding 30S ribosomal protein S4, giving the protein MARNRQPVLKKCRALGIDPVILGVKKSSNRQIRPNANKKPTEYATQLREKQKAKFIYNVMEKQFRKIYEEAARKLGVTGLTLIEYLERRLENVVYRLGFAKTRRQARQIVSHGHIAVNGRRVNIASFRVKVGDVVSVIENSKNVELIKLAVEDATPPAWLELDRAAFSGKVLQNPTKDDLDFDLNESLIVEFYSR; this is encoded by the coding sequence ATGGCAAGAAATAGACAGCCTGTTTTGAAGAAGTGTAGAGCTTTAGGAATAGATCCAGTTATCCTAGGGGTTAAAAAATCTTCTAATAGACAAATAAGACCTAATGCAAATAAAAAACCAACAGAATATGCAACTCAATTAAGAGAAAAACAAAAAGCAAAATTTATATATAATGTAATGGAAAAACAATTCAGAAAGATATATGAAGAAGCAGCAAGAAAACTTGGAGTAACAGGTTTAACTTTAATTGAATACTTAGAAAGAAGACTAGAAAATGTAGTTTACAGACTAGGATTTGCAAAAACTAGAAGACAAGCTAGACAAATAGTATCTCATGGACATATTGCTGTAAATGGAAGAAGAGTAAATATAGCTTCTTTCAGAGTAAAAGTAGGAGATGTAGTTTCTGTAATAGAAAATTCAAAAAATGTAGAATTAATTAAATTAGCAGTAGAAGATGCAACTCCACCAGCTTGGTTGGAATTAGATAGAGCTGCATTCTCAGGAAAGGTTCTACAAAACCCAACTAAAGATGATTTGGATTTTGATTTAAATGAATCTTTAATAGTTGAATTTTATTCAAGATAA
- the rpsM gene encoding 30S ribosomal protein S13, with translation MARIAGVDIPRNKRVEIALTYIYGIGKPTSQKILKEAGINFDTRVKDLTEEEVNKIREIIKDIKVEGDLRKEVRLSVKRLMDIKCYRGLRHKMNLPVRGQSSKTNARTVKGPKKPIRK, from the coding sequence TTGGCTAGAATAGCAGGAGTAGATATCCCAAGAAACAAAAGAGTTGAAATAGCTCTAACATATATTTATGGAATTGGAAAACCAACTTCTCAAAAAATATTGAAGGAAGCTGGGATAAATTTTGACACTAGAGTTAAAGATTTAACAGAAGAAGAAGTAAATAAAATCAGAGAAATCATAAAAGATATCAAAGTTGAAGGAGATCTTAGAAAAGAAGTAAGATTATCTGTAAAAAGACTTATGGATATCAAATGTTACAGAGGATTAAGACATAAAATGAATCTTCCTGTAAGAGGACAAAGCTCAAAAACAAATGCAAGAACTGTAAAAGGTCCTAAAAAACCTATAAGAAAGTAA